The nucleotide sequence ttgctagcatgtgtgttctctctcaaataagtaagtaaataaataaatctaactaaaggcTCTGGGGCTTACTTCTCCTCCATGGCCTTTCCCAGGACCGAGAGGAGCGGAAACTGCTGCTGGACCCTAGCAGCCCCCCTACCAAAGCCCTCAATGGAGCTGAGCCCAACTACCACAGCCTGCCTTCCACTCGCACAGATGAGCAGGCCCTGCTCTCCTCCATTCTTGCTAAGACAGCCAGGTGAGCACTGCAGGACCAAGCCTGGGCAGAGCTTTCTCCATCCATGTTAAAAGCTGGGATAGGGGGACTGGGCCCAGGATATGGGGGATGGGACAAGGTCAGTGGTGAGAGGTGCCTCTAGGCCTGGGCTTGCTCCAGTGGGGAGGCAGGGACATGGTGTCAGATAGCTCTGGAATTGGGACTTGGCAGTGAGTCCTGTGTATCCCTCTTAAAGCACCTGTCatgttccctctgcctcctctccccaaaGCAACATCATTGATGTGTCTGCTGCGGACTCCCAGGGCATGGAGCAGCATGAGTACATGGACCGGGCAAGGCAGTACAGGTGAGACCTGGCCAGCTTGCATCCCTCCCTCAGGCTGCTTgggtccctccctgcccctcgaTCCCTTATCCAGCTTTGGAGTCCGAGCCCCAGTCCAGGCTCCTTGTTTGGGTGTGGCCCAGGAGACTGACAACAAATCTCTCTGGTACCTCAGCAGATGTGCATGTTGGCCCTGTTTGCCCCATGGCCTTCAAGGGTGCGGAGGCCAAGGGAGGTGGGCCTGGAGTGAGTTTGTGGTGAGCAGAGGCCACCGTCACCCTGCTTCTCTGGCCTGAGGGAGTGAGACTTCCCCGAGCCAGGCTGGACTGGGCAGAGCAGACTGGCCTGACTGCCCACCCCATCCTCCCTCTTGGCCAGCACCCGCTTGGCTGTGCTGAGCAGCAGCCTGACCCACTGGAAGAAGCTGCCACCGCTGCCATCTCTCACCAGCCAGCCCCACCAAGTGCTGGCCAGCGAGCCCATCCCCTTCTCCGACTTACAGCAGGTGAGCCACCCCTTGGCCCGCCCCTGCCCATCCTTCCTGCACTGCCCAGGCTGTGGCAGAGGGTTCGCCCTCTCCATCTCAGAGGCAGTAGGGAAGTGGAGTTAGAGAGCCTGGTAGCTCAAGTACCTTGCTCACTCTCACCTCTCTTActttgtgtcttctcctctccacctttgttctctttctcccctttgttcttttccatctTTCCCATCCCTGCCTTTCTCTTTGGCTTCCTATCCCCCATCATCCCCTCTCTCGCCACCCAATCCACCTCCCTGGCTTTTTGGATCTCCcttctcactgcctctctctgttcctctcctcccTGGTCCCTCTGTCTCAGGTCTCCAGGATAGCTGCTTATGCCTACAGTGCACTTTCTCAGATCCGAGTGGATGCAAAAGAGGAGCTGGTTGTACAGTTTGGGAT is from Neofelis nebulosa isolate mNeoNeb1 chromosome 10, mNeoNeb1.pri, whole genome shotgun sequence and encodes:
- the LAMTOR1 gene encoding ragulator complex protein LAMTOR1, yielding MGCCYSSENEDSDQDREERKLLLDPSSPPTKALNGAEPNYHSLPSTRTDEQALLSSILAKTASNIIDVSAADSQGMEQHEYMDRARQYSTRLAVLSSSLTHWKKLPPLPSLTSQPHQVLASEPIPFSDLQQVSRIAAYAYSALSQIRVDAKEELVVQFGIP